Proteins from one Staphylococcus saprophyticus subsp. saprophyticus ATCC 15305 = NCTC 7292 genomic window:
- the clpB gene encoding ATP-dependent chaperone ClpB: protein MDINQMTYAVQGALQKAIELAKDNENQNIEIEAILKAALEESESLFKSVLERANIETELLNKAYDEKLKNYPSVQGDNVQYGQYISQKANELINKAETYMNTYEDEYISMEHIILAAMDIDDTTIKFVDNKKEVIVEIIKKIRGGNHVTSQNPEANYEALEKYGRDLVEEVRQGNMDPVIGRDEEIRNTVRILSRKTKNNPVLIGEPGVGKTAIVEGLAQRIVRKDVPESLLDKTIFELDLSALVAGAKYRGEFEERLKAVLKEVKDSDGRIILFIDEIHILVGAGKTEGAMDAGNMLKPMLARGELHCIGATTLNEYREYIEKDSALERRFQKVNVSEPDVEDTISILRGLKERYEVYHGVRIQDKALVAAAELSDRYITDRFLPDKAIDLVDQACATIRTEMGSNPTELDQVNRRVMQLEIEESALKNESDNASKQRLQELQQELSNEKEKQNAIQSRVEEEKGKIAKLQEKRTELDESRKALEDAENNYNLEKAAELQHGKIPELEKELRELEAAFQNEQNSDNERIIREIVSDEEIGDIVSSWTGIPVSKLVETEREKLLNLSDILHERVVGQDKAVDLVSDAVVRARAGIKDPNRPIGSFLFLGPTGVGKTELAKSLASTLFDSEKHMIRIDMSEYMEKHSVSRLIGAPPGYVGHDEGGQLTEAVRRNPYSVILLDEIEKAHSDVFNVLLQILEEGRLTDSKGREVDFKNTIIIMTSNIGSQILLENVKDAGVITDDTEKAVMNSLNQYFKPEIINRMDDIVLFKPLTISDMSSIVDKILTELNIRLMAQRISINVSDEAKAWLGEEAYEPQFGARPLKRFVQRQIETPLARKMIRENLPEDTTIDIDLSEDGLRFTENKPEID, encoded by the coding sequence TTGGATATTAATCAAATGACCTATGCAGTTCAAGGTGCTTTGCAAAAAGCAATAGAGCTAGCAAAAGATAACGAAAATCAAAATATCGAAATAGAAGCAATATTAAAAGCAGCACTTGAAGAAAGTGAAAGTTTATTTAAAAGTGTATTGGAAAGAGCAAACATAGAGACCGAACTTTTAAATAAGGCTTACGATGAAAAATTGAAAAATTATCCTTCAGTACAAGGGGATAACGTACAATATGGTCAATATATTAGCCAGAAAGCAAATGAATTAATAAATAAAGCTGAAACGTATATGAATACTTATGAAGATGAGTATATTTCTATGGAACATATCATTTTAGCTGCAATGGACATAGATGATACAACAATTAAATTTGTCGATAATAAAAAAGAAGTTATTGTAGAAATCATTAAAAAAATTAGAGGAGGAAATCATGTGACGTCACAAAACCCAGAAGCAAATTATGAAGCTTTAGAAAAATATGGTAGAGATTTAGTTGAAGAAGTCCGTCAAGGTAATATGGATCCTGTCATTGGACGTGATGAAGAAATAAGAAATACTGTGAGAATCTTAAGTAGAAAGACTAAGAATAATCCAGTATTAATCGGTGAACCAGGTGTAGGTAAAACAGCAATTGTTGAAGGCCTTGCACAACGTATTGTGCGTAAAGACGTGCCTGAATCACTTTTAGATAAAACAATATTTGAATTAGATTTAAGTGCGCTTGTTGCAGGTGCAAAATATCGTGGTGAATTCGAAGAACGTTTAAAAGCAGTACTTAAAGAAGTGAAAGACTCAGACGGTAGAATTATATTATTTATAGATGAAATTCACATACTTGTTGGTGCAGGTAAAACAGAAGGCGCGATGGATGCAGGTAATATGCTAAAACCAATGCTTGCACGTGGCGAATTACACTGTATCGGTGCAACAACACTCAATGAATATAGAGAATATATTGAAAAAGACTCTGCATTAGAGCGTCGTTTCCAAAAAGTAAATGTGTCTGAGCCAGATGTAGAAGATACAATTTCCATTTTACGTGGACTGAAAGAACGTTATGAAGTTTATCATGGTGTACGTATTCAAGATAAAGCATTAGTAGCTGCGGCAGAACTATCAGATCGTTATATTACTGATCGCTTCTTACCGGATAAAGCGATTGATCTTGTGGACCAAGCGTGTGCAACGATTCGTACTGAAATGGGTTCAAATCCAACAGAGTTAGACCAAGTTAATCGTCGCGTCATGCAATTAGAAATTGAAGAAAGCGCATTGAAAAACGAATCAGATAACGCGAGTAAACAACGCTTACAAGAATTACAACAAGAATTGTCTAATGAAAAAGAAAAACAAAACGCAATTCAATCACGCGTAGAAGAAGAAAAAGGCAAAATTGCAAAACTACAAGAAAAACGTACTGAATTAGACGAAAGTAGAAAAGCCTTAGAAGATGCAGAAAACAATTATAATTTGGAAAAAGCGGCAGAATTACAACATGGTAAAATTCCTGAATTAGAAAAAGAATTACGCGAGTTAGAAGCTGCATTCCAAAATGAGCAAAATAGTGACAATGAGCGCATTATACGTGAGATTGTATCAGATGAAGAAATTGGTGATATTGTTAGTTCATGGACAGGTATCCCTGTTTCTAAACTTGTAGAAACAGAAAGAGAGAAATTATTAAATCTTTCAGACATTTTACACGAACGTGTCGTTGGTCAAGATAAAGCTGTAGATTTAGTTTCTGATGCTGTTGTCAGAGCGCGCGCTGGCATTAAAGATCCAAATAGACCAATAGGTAGTTTCTTGTTCTTAGGACCTACAGGTGTTGGTAAAACAGAATTAGCCAAATCCTTAGCGTCAACTTTATTTGATTCAGAAAAACATATGATACGAATTGATATGAGTGAGTACATGGAAAAACATTCAGTTTCCCGTTTAATTGGTGCACCTCCAGGCTATGTAGGTCACGATGAAGGTGGACAATTAACTGAAGCGGTTCGTCGTAATCCATATTCTGTTATATTATTAGATGAAATTGAAAAAGCACATTCAGACGTATTTAATGTATTGTTACAAATACTTGAAGAAGGTAGACTTACTGATTCTAAAGGTCGTGAAGTTGATTTTAAAAATACAATTATCATTATGACTAGTAACATTGGCTCACAAATCCTATTAGAAAACGTAAAAGATGCTGGTGTGATTACTGATGATACAGAAAAAGCTGTTATGAATAGCTTAAACCAATACTTTAAACCAGAAATTATTAACCGTATGGATGATATTGTATTATTTAAACCATTAACAATCAGTGATATGAGTTCTATAGTAGATAAAATATTAACTGAATTGAATATTAGATTAATGGCACAACGTATTTCAATTAATGTGTCAGATGAAGCTAAAGCGTGGTTAGGTGAAGAAGCATACGAACCACAATTCGGTGCAAGACCGTTGAAACGTTTTGTGCAAAGACAAATAGAAACACCACTTGCACGTAAAATGATTAGAGAAAATTTACCTGAAGACACAACAATAGACATCGACCTATCAGAAGATGGTTTAAGATTTACTGAAAACAAACCAGAAATCGATTAG
- a CDS encoding YjzD family protein: MKYLAVLFWSIVLLQMVNFVLNSLNGGGALNLITPIMGAVVFTIIIILFDLVIKPKHNNTNEQH, encoded by the coding sequence ATGAAATACCTCGCAGTTTTATTTTGGTCTATTGTCTTATTACAAATGGTTAATTTCGTACTTAACAGCTTAAATGGTGGCGGTGCACTGAACCTCATTACACCAATCATGGGCGCTGTTGTATTTACGATTATTATTATCTTATTTGATTTGGTAATTAAACCTAAACATAATAATACAAACGAACAACATTAG
- a CDS encoding acyltransferase family protein yields the protein MNRNSNNRNQTNRHTRYMPGLDGLRAIAVIGIIIYHLNKQWLSGGFLGVDTFFVISGYLITSLLLFEYESTGIINLKQFWLRRIKRLIPAVLVLVVTVTLATLIFKPEQIISIKHDAFAAIFYVSNWWYIATDVNYFEQFAFMPLKHLWSLAIEEQFYIVFPIVLIALLLTIKKYRNVTLIFWIISLISLLLMVWISQPHMQHSRVYFGTDTRLQTMLLGVILAFIWPPFKLKQNPNPSLRFIIDSIGAIGILILLLLFIKVDDNSDWIYNGGFYLISGITLFVIISVVHPSGYFAKLIGNPFFVYIGKRSYSLYLWHFPVISFLHSYYVEGQVPLYVYALDILLTIFFAEISYRFIETPFRKQGFKALSINKYKKSALIRTILLGVILLPTIFIFAGTFDRLGKDQINNKSTSYNTAEIDKYMVRPIPVDHVNFLGDSNFKKDKDNEVYTDLSPLLIGDSVMVDIGETFKTHVPNATIDGKVGRNLYEAIPLTDEKYKSYNYKSKQVILELGTNGDFSEAQLDELIGKYGKANVYLINTRVPKSYEGHVNQVMSDAAKKHHNVTLIDWYQRSKGHSEYFAPDGIHLEPSGVKALTDEILKHIATKSTAK from the coding sequence ATGAACAGAAATTCTAATAATCGTAATCAAACCAACCGTCACACGCGTTATATGCCTGGTTTAGATGGACTTAGAGCAATTGCAGTTATAGGTATTATTATTTATCATTTAAATAAGCAATGGTTATCTGGTGGGTTTCTTGGTGTAGATACATTTTTTGTGATTTCGGGCTACTTAATTACAAGTTTACTTTTGTTTGAGTATGAAAGTACCGGCATTATCAATTTGAAGCAGTTTTGGTTACGGCGAATTAAACGTTTGATACCGGCCGTATTGGTATTAGTTGTTACAGTAACTTTAGCGACACTCATTTTTAAGCCTGAACAAATTATAAGTATAAAGCATGATGCATTTGCAGCCATTTTTTATGTATCAAATTGGTGGTATATTGCAACTGATGTAAATTATTTTGAACAGTTTGCCTTTATGCCATTAAAACATTTGTGGTCATTAGCAATTGAAGAGCAATTCTACATAGTTTTTCCAATCGTTTTGATAGCATTATTATTAACAATTAAGAAATACCGAAATGTAACACTTATTTTTTGGATTATTTCACTGATTTCATTACTTTTAATGGTTTGGATTTCTCAACCACATATGCAACATTCTCGTGTTTATTTTGGAACAGATACAAGGTTACAAACGATGTTGCTCGGTGTTATATTAGCCTTTATTTGGCCGCCATTTAAATTAAAGCAGAACCCTAATCCTAGTCTCAGGTTCATTATTGATAGTATAGGTGCAATAGGGATTTTAATACTCTTATTACTTTTCATTAAAGTCGATGATAATAGTGATTGGATCTATAATGGTGGTTTTTACCTTATTTCCGGTATCACTTTATTTGTTATCATTAGTGTAGTGCATCCATCGGGGTATTTCGCTAAATTAATTGGAAATCCTTTCTTTGTTTATATTGGTAAACGCTCTTATAGTTTATATTTATGGCATTTCCCAGTCATAAGCTTTTTACATTCCTATTATGTTGAAGGCCAAGTCCCATTATATGTATATGCTCTAGACATCTTATTGACTATTTTCTTTGCTGAAATATCATATAGATTCATTGAAACACCGTTTAGAAAACAAGGATTCAAGGCCTTAAGTATTAATAAATATAAAAAGTCCGCATTAATCAGAACTATACTACTAGGCGTGATACTGCTACCAACCATTTTTATTTTTGCGGGGACATTTGATCGTTTAGGAAAAGACCAAATTAATAATAAATCAACGTCATATAATACAGCAGAAATTGATAAGTATATGGTTAGACCCATACCGGTCGACCATGTTAACTTTTTAGGAGATTCAAATTTTAAAAAAGATAAAGATAATGAGGTATATACTGATTTGAGTCCACTGCTTATTGGTGATTCGGTTATGGTTGATATTGGAGAAACTTTTAAAACGCACGTTCCCAATGCAACCATTGATGGTAAAGTCGGACGTAATTTATATGAAGCTATACCATTAACAGATGAAAAATATAAATCTTACAATTATAAGTCTAAGCAAGTGATTTTAGAATTAGGAACGAATGGAGATTTTTCTGAAGCACAGCTGGACGAACTGATAGGCAAATATGGTAAAGCCAATGTGTATTTGATTAACACGCGTGTACCAAAAAGCTATGAAGGTCATGTCAACCAAGTTATGTCAGACGCAGCTAAAAAGCATCATAATGTAACATTGATTGATTGGTATCAACGTTCGAAAGGCCATAGCGAGTACTTTGCACCAGATGGTATTCATTTAGAGCCTTCAGGTGTAAAAGCATTAACAGATGAAATTTTAAAACATATTGCAACGAAATCAACTGCTAAGTAG
- a CDS encoding metal-sulfur cluster assembly factor encodes MDEGLKDSILNALEMVIDPELGIDIVNLGLVYNVDVNDEGLCTVEMTLTSMGCPMGPQIVNQVKMVLAEIPEIADTEVNIVWSPPWGKDMMSRYAKIALGIG; translated from the coding sequence ATGGATGAAGGATTAAAAGATAGCATATTAAATGCGTTAGAAATGGTTATTGACCCTGAGTTAGGTATTGATATTGTCAACTTAGGTTTAGTATATAATGTTGATGTTAATGACGAAGGTTTATGTACAGTTGAAATGACATTAACATCTATGGGATGCCCAATGGGACCACAAATTGTTAACCAAGTTAAAATGGTTTTAGCTGAGATTCCAGAAATAGCAGATACAGAAGTGAATATTGTTTGGAGTCCACCATGGGGTAAAGACATGATGTCTCGTTATGCTAAAATTGCATTAGGCATCGGCTAA